The following DNA comes from Candidatus Neomarinimicrobiota bacterium.
AACCTGGCGGAAACAGAAAACAAACTCGTGGTCGCAAAAGAAACAGGCCCGAGCGGAACAGGAACCGGTTTCCCTCGCTTCAAGATATAACGGTTCTTCTGAATATCGTTTGCGTATAGCACTTCATCTTTTAAGCCGGCAGCATCAACCGTTTCCAATAGTTCATTTGTTCTTCCTTGAAGTGTCGATGGTCCATGCTCGATGAGGAATCCATCTTTCAGGGTGGTGTTTATCACTCCGCCGACCCTGTCGCCGGCCTCGAACAAACAAACGGGAATCCCGAATTTATCAAGCCAGAATGCGGTTGACAAGCCGGAAATACCCCCGCCAATAACTGCAACCGGGACAGTATCGGATTCACTCAGTTCCAGGATTCAATCCCTTGATGCACCAGTTCTTTCAGAGCGCTGATAAATTTCGGAGAATCGTTCAGAGCCGGCATGACCTCATACCTTTCCATACCTGCTTTGGTCGCTAAATCACGGTTAAATATGCCGAGCTCAAAAAGGGTTTCTGAGTGATCATTCACGAAGGCGACCGGAATTACGAGAAGATTCTTAACTCCGTTTTTTCCTAATTCAGGTATGATCTTGTCCGTAGCGGGACCGAGCCATTCTACTTTGGTGACTCTGCTCTGGAAACTGATCGAATGGGGATTCCTGTTCTCCAATTTGGCCACAGCTAAGTCGACAGTAGCGCGCACCTGCTTCTCATAGGGATCCCCCTTTTCTATCACGCTCAGCGGCACACCATGCGCGCTGAACAAAAGATGCAGATCATCATCGCCGACACCGTTGAATTTTGCGACACCTTCCCGGATCTTCTCCGTGAGCGCATCGATATATGAAGGAAAATCATGGTAGTCGTGTATAAGTCTGAATTCTATATCGGCGTCTTTTCTTTTTTTTATAACCCGTTCAAATTCATGTAAACTTGACCCGGTAGAAGTAATTGAATATTGAGGATACAGAGGGAGAAGTATCACTTTTTTTATCCCTTCTGCGATCAGCTCTTCTACGGCGGTCTCCGTAAAC
Coding sequences within:
- a CDS encoding FAD-dependent oxidoreductase gives rise to the protein MSTAFWLDKFGIPVCLFEAGDRVGGVINTTLKDGFLIEHGPSTLQGRTNELLETVDAAGLKDEVLYANDIQKNRYILKRGKPVPVPLGPVSFATTSLFSVSAR
- the hemH gene encoding ferrochelatase; its protein translation is MNRNSGKIAVILLNLGAPESLDDIKPFLSNLFNDPDIIDLPMGKILRPILAWNITRKRLPESMQIYEKIGGGSPLRRLSQKQAEALESKLSENGDFKVYIAMRYWYPFTETAVEELIAEGIKKVILLPLYPQYSITSTGSSLHEFERVIKKRKDADIEFRLIHDYHDFPSYIDALTEKIREGVAKFNGVGDDDLHLLFSAHGVPLSVIEKGDPYEKQVRATVDLAVAKLENRNPHSISFQSRVTKVEWLGPATDKIIPELGKNGVKNLLVIPVAFVNDHSETLFELGIFNRDLATKAGMERYEVMPALNDSPKFISALKELVHQGIESWN